The Schizosaccharomyces pombe strain 972h- genome assembly, chromosome: I genome contains a region encoding:
- the rps901 gene encoding 40S ribosomal protein S9 — MPSAPRKQSKTYKVPRRPFESARLDAELKLAGEYGLRNKHEIWRVALTLSKIRRAARELLTLDEKDPKRLFEGNAIIRRLVRLGILDETRMKLDYVLALRIEDFLERRLQTQVFKLGLAKSIHHARVLIFQRHIRVGKQIVNVPSFVVRLDTQKHIDFALSSPYGGGRPGRCKRKRLRSQEGGEGEEAEEE; from the exons ATGCCTTCCGCACCT CGCAAGCAATCCAAGACTTACAAGGTCCCTCGCCGTCCTTTCGAGTCGGCTCGTCTTGATGCCGAACTCAAGCTTGCTGGTGAATACGGTTTGAGAAACAAACATGAAATTTGGCGTGTGGCTCTTACCCTTTCCAAGATTCGTCGTGCCGCCCGTGAGCTTTTGACACTTGATGAGAAGGATCCCAAGCGTCTTTTTGAAGGTAATGCCATCATTCGTCGTCTTGTTCGTTTGGGTATTTTGGATGAGACTCGTATGAAGCTCGATTATGTCTTGGCACTTCGTATCGAAGACTTTTTGGAGCGTCGTTTACAGACCCAAGTTTTCAAGCTTGGTTTGGCTAAGTCTATCCATCATGCACGTGTGTTGATCTTCCAACGTCACATTCGTGTTGGTAAGCAAATTGTCAATGttccttcttttgttgTCCGTTTGGATACTCAAAAGCACATTGACTTTGCCCTCTCCTCTCCTTATGGTGGTGGTCGTCCTGGTCGCTGCAAGAGAAAACGTCTCCGCTCTCAAGAGGGCGGTGAAGGAGAAGAAGCCGAAGAAGAGTAA
- the cdc25 gene encoding protein tyrosine phosphatase (M phase inducer) Cdc25, protein MDSPLSSLSFTNTLSGKRNVLRPAARELKLMSDRNANQELDFFFPKSKHIASTLVDPFGKTCSTASPASSLAADMSMNMHIDESPALPTPRRTLFRSLSCTVETPLANKTIVSPLPESPSNDALTESYFFRQPASKYSITQDSPRVSSTIAYSFKPKASIALNTTKSEATRSSLSSSSFDSYLRPNVSRSRSSGNAPPFLRSRSSSSYSINKKKGTSGGQATRHLTYALSRTCSQSSNTTSLLESCLTDDTDDFELMSDHEDTFTMGKVADLPESSVELVEDAASIQRPNSDFGACNDNSLDDLFQASPIKPIDMLPKINKDIAFPSLKVRSPSPMAFAMQEDAEYDEQDTPVLRRTQSMFLNSTRLGLFKSQDLVCVTPKQSTKESERFISSHVEDLSLPCFAVKEDSLKRITQETLLGLLDGKFKDIFDKCIIIDCRFEYEYLGGHISTAVNLNTKQAIVDAFLSKPLTHRVALVFHCEHSAHRAPHLALHFRNTDRRMNSHRYPFLYYPEVYILHGGYKSFYENHKNRCDPINYVPMNDASHVMTCTKAMNNFKRNATFMRTKSYTFGQSVLASPDVNDSPTAMHSLSTLRRF, encoded by the coding sequence ATGGATTCTCCGCTTTCTTCACTTTCCTTTACCAACACTCTATCTGGCAAACGGAATGTATTGCGTCCTGCTGCCCGTGAATTAAAGTTGATGTCGGATCGCAATGCAAATCAAGAGCtggattttttcttcccgAAATCCAAACACATTGCCTCAACATTAGTGGATCCTTTTGGAAAAACTTGTTCGACAGCTTCACCTGCATCTTCCTTAGCTGCTGATATGTCAATGAACATGCATATCGATGAAAGCCCTGCCTTACCGACTCCTCGTCGTACGCTCTTTCGATCTCTTTCTTGTACTGTAGAAACCCCTCTCGCTAACAAGACTATTGTTTCACCTCTCCCGGAGTCACCCTCGAATGACGCTTTAACCGAGTCCTACTTCTTCCGGCAACCTGCATCGAAGTATTCCATTACCCAAGATTCCCCACGTGTTTCCAGCACTATTGCTTACAGCTTTAAGCCTAAAGCATCAATCGCATTAAACACCACCAAAAGCGAAGCTACTCGTTCGTCATTATCGagttcttcttttgattcCTACCTTCGTCCTAACGTCTCACGTTCTCGATCATCAGGCAACGCACCCCCATTTTTGCGATCCAGATCGAGTTCCTCATATTCcattaacaaaaagaagGGAACTTCTGGTGGACAAGCTACCCGCCATTTGACTTATGCCTTATCCCGTACCTGTAGTCAGTCGAGCAACACGACCAGCTTACTTGAAAGTTGTCTTACTGATGATACGGATGATTTCGAATTAATGTCTGATCATGAGGATACATTTACGATGGGCAAGGTTGCTGATTTACCAGAAAGCTCTGTTGAACTTGTTGAAGACGCTGCCTCTATTCAACGTCCCAACAGTGATTTTGGTGCTTGCAATGATAATTCTTTAGATGATCTTTTTCAAGCTTCACCCATTAAACCTATTGATATGTTACCCaagataaataaagatattGCCTTTCCTAGCTTGAAAGTTAGGTCCCCTTCTCCGATGGCATTCGCTATGCAAGAAGATGCGGAATATGATGAGCAAGATACACCAGTGCTTCGTCGTACCCAAAGCATGTTTCTCAATTCCACAAGACTAGGGCTTTTCAAAAGCCAAGATCTTGTGTGCGTTACGCCAAAACAATCGACCAAAGAAAGTGAGCGCTTCATCTCTTCTCATGTCGAGGATTTATCTCTTCCTTGCTTCGCCGTGAAGGAGGACTCATTGAAACGAATTACCCAAGAAACATTGCTCGGTCTATTAGATGGTAAATTTAAGGATATTTTTGACAAATGCATCATTATTGATTGCCGTTTTGAATATGAATACCTTGGGGGCCATATTAGCACTGCTGTGAATTTAAATACGAAACAAGCTATTGTGGATGCCTTTTTAAGTAAACCTCTTACTCATCGGGTTGCACTTGTTTTTCATTGTGAACATAGTGCGCACAGAGCACCTCATTTGGCATTGCACTTTCGAAATACCGACAGACGAATGAATAGTCATCGTTATCCTTTCCTTTACTATCCCGAGGTTTATATACTTCATGGTGGTTACAAGTCGTTTTACGAAAACCACAAAAACCGTTGTGACCCAATTAACTACGTTCCGATGAACGATGCTTCGCATGTTATGACCTGCACCAAGGCtatgaataatttcaaacGAAACGCTACTTTTATGCGTACTAAAAGTTATACTTTTGGCCAAAGTGTGTTAGCTTCCCCAGACGTTAATGATTCTCCTACTGCCATGCATTCCCTCTCTACACTTAGAAgattttaa
- the sld3 gene encoding DNA replication pre-initiation complex subunit Sld3, with protein MNNDHASKKSFCIKAPSNWEKSYLEVWPLVTVPRQCICLRWCISKEYHEFTCSSLQFIVIRPAGTSVLLGRVKSSKANQLVGIEHVEGSRYALIFLSEKLDFKSLKVIANHQLTKSSKSLSNVSNKPLGDQLFRSNSLMSPSLLKKELHRIQSDASQANERESQAPHSFVTHDLISSSKDGNSLTHEFANDSVTEMVQDYTPSCSRDVKSLLDHLYNSYFYQLLMTKTPVVFYVKQMVGKTRQLAVEVHNHVEEKALVDELLKFLDNLKSVDDRKSRLLQCFESHLNYKAWHLEFENEAHQYEIKGYRLWLQNILNRENCQITKLDFEREFSQLKLKEYEIRVLLYFEILYLFLKWDPEYARRRANDNSLLDSRDSGKRKSRKKNAKTLNPFETAQLKLEFTFDGLCIRRTIEQNATERSEDLLLKFCKETIVPYYSSKFPRITRNLLEKCNGLDLLPERSHKHRHSAPPRSKLISSKSEAGRALPGNTSGASISNTSSPHSEASISKDYEILKRRRSNSGVHSLTRSDSSFNGFERDTRRRSSDIARIKNREINLPSSSLSKQRNSMHDISTNFPRRNLSFTEKLTMASLQGQSEESVQPKTTSSLSRSKTLSILEGSVSKRSEPSMDSILVQATPRKSSSVITELPDTPIKMNSLDKASACTVENHIVTESPAHKSNKAQLFVCVPTTPVKKKSASP; from the exons ATGAATAACGACCATGCTTCCAAGAAATCATTTTGTATAAAG GCTCCTTCAAATTGGGAAAAATCATATCTTGAAGTCTGGCCCTTAGTTACTGTACCAAGGCAGTGTATTTGCCTGCGATGGTGCATTTCAAAGGAATATCACGAGTTTACTTGCTCATCACTACAATTCATAGTTATAAGGCCAGCTGGCACTAGTGTTTTACTCGGACGTGTAAAAAGTTCGAAAGCTAATCAACTTGTTGGAATTGAACATGTGGAAGGGAGCCGTTATGccttgatttttctttcagaAAAATTGGATTTTAAGTCTTTGAAGGTGATAGCAAATCATCAATTAACGAAATCCTCTAAAAGCTTGTCCAACGTCTCAAACAAACCTTTAGGAGATCAATTGTTCCGTTCGAACTCTTTAATGTCACCTagtttgttaaaaaaggaacttCACAGAATTCAATCAGATGCTTCTCAAGCAAACGAACGCGAAAGCCAAGCTCCGCATTCATTCGTTACGCATGATCTTATTTCGTCTTCAAAAGATGGCAATTCCCTTACGCATGAATTTGCAAATGATTCCGTTACTGAAATGGTTCAAGATTATACTCCTAGCTGTTCACGTGACGTTAAATCTTTGTTGGACCATCTTTACAATTCCTACTTTTATCAACTATTGATGACCAAAACACCTGTTGTTTTTTATGTAAAGCAAATGGTTGGAAAAACTCGACAACTAGCAGTTGAAGTACACAATCATgtagaagaaaaagctCTAGTTGATGAactgttaaaatttttagataaTCTTAAATCTGTCGATGACCGTAAATCCCGATTACTTCAATGTTTTGAATCACATTTAAACTATAAGGCTTGGCATTTGGAATTCGAAAATGAAGCCCATCAGTATGAGATTAAAGGCTATCGCCTCTGGCTTCAAAACATATTAAATCGAGAAAATTGTCAAATTACAAAACTTGACTTTGAGAGGGAGTTTTCCCAACTGAAATTGAAGGAGTATGAAATTCGTGTACTTTTATACTTTGAGATTCtatacctttttttaaaatgggATCCTGAGTACGCAAGGCGTCGGGCTAATGATAACAGTTTGTTGGATTCTCGCGATAGTGGTAAACGAAAATCTCGGAAAAAAAACGCAAAAACGCTTAATCCTTTTGAAACTGCTCAATTAAAATTGGAATTTACATTTGATGGGCTTTGCATACGAAGGACTATAGAACAAAATGCTACCGAACGATCTGAGGATCTCTTATTGAAGTTTTGTAAGGAGACAATAGTCCCATATTACTCCTCTAAATTCCCTCGAATTACGCGCAACCTTTTAGAGAAATGTAACGGTTTAGATTTATTACCAGAACGCTCTCATAAGCATAGACATAGCGCTCCTCCTCGTTCAAAATTGATTAGTAGCAAATCAGAAGCCGGTCGCGCTTTACCTGGAAATACTTCTGGTGCCAGTATATCCAATACTTCTAGTCCTCATTCGGAGGCCTCTATCTCTAAGGATTATGAAATTCTTAAACGTCGAAGAAGCAATTCTGGGGTTCATTCTTTGACTCGGTCAGATTCTTCATTCAATGGTTTTGAGAGGGACACTAGAAGAAGGTCTTCCGATATAGCTCGCATCAAGAACCGTGAAATAAACCTTCCTTCTTCGTCTTTGtcaaaacaaagaaactcAATGCATGATATTTCTACAAATTTTCCACGAAGAAACTTATCGTTTACTGAGAAACTTACCATGGCAAGCTTACAAGGACAAAGTGAGGAAAGTGTACAGCCGAAAACAActtcttctctttctcGGTCAAAAACACTTAGCATTCTCGAGGGATCTGTATCTAAGCGCTCAGAACCTTCGATGGATTCAATTCTAGTGCAAGCTACTCCGCGAAAAAGTTCTTCTGTAATAACTGAACTACCCGACACTCctataaaaatgaattcaTTAGATAAAGCTTCTGCTTGCACCGTTGAGAATCACATCGTTACTGAATCCCCCGCTCACAAATCAAACAAAGCTCAATTGTTCGTGTGTGTCCCTACAACAcctgttaaaaaaaaatcagcCAGTCCTTGA
- the vsb1 gene encoding sulfate transporter, protein MPTHSLNQKRSLLYPSIDNGSVPDSSFLSQSFRDTNDIHLLSARLASVEVDPETLPSNSPETNDDVSNYDYMSISSYQRAHSLASTSRNDFNYRPSEINETRPLLPEREEHSSQLPPAQNQVLPFQSLNAPSKKLRGRISLSKIYQFFFDDKGPILFILNIPAVIIGLLLNILDALSYGLILFPISDPLFKNLGADGLAIYYVSCVVSQLVYSLGGSFFKGSVGSEMIEVIPFFHQIAFTILNRVGEDNPKSVIATTILAYCLSSILTGLVFFILGILRLGRLIEFFPRHILLGCIGGVGSFLVLTAVEVSSRLEGSVSFNWASLSALFQPMTFAKWSIPLFLSSALEFAQQRWPHPFLIPSFFVIAPAIFYVLVWAIPGMSLEYLRETGWVFSSTETNVPWYHFYSLFSLRDTDWSALLATVPEMCALTFFGILHVPINVPALAISLGLDFVDTDKELIAHGVSNTLSGAVGSIQNYMTYTNSLMFIRSGGNNRLAGIMLALATVALLVIGPGIIAYIPVWTVGCLIYLLGIELLKESLWDPIGITTKIEYFTICAIVFTMTVVDFVVGIVIGIIMACVFFVIQASSRSALRGIYSGGIVRSTVRRPMNQQRFLNEIGRQIQVCKLSGFLFFGTINGVEKNIAGLIEELNVSNNPLRFLIIDFSLVNGADFSVVQAFLRIRRMLATMNVQLCVCGLDETRSSFKTLTTMCFGGDDNCGCQVFEDVNSSLEYCENMLLDDYDVYRTKLLHKAGYSHTLAVPGKHKQNISMAETFSPSPRHDLLRQVAMSSVKAETKELSKFEKYAKYEQPFPLLMQVFGEITTKREDFWLGLCPFFKKAFLRKGDLLWRKGDTPSKLVILETGMVKASYQMDRESLSENITCLCVVGELPFFSKTCYNATVVAELDSAVWILDREGWETMLKSSDKAEVIENEMLYLTLKMTRDKFNVFTNFALNLYR, encoded by the coding sequence ATGCCCACCCATAGCCTTAATCAGAAAAGAAGTTTGCTTTATCCTAGTATTGACAACGGGTCGGTCCCAGACTCTTCGTTCCTAAGTCAAAGCTTTAGAGATACTAATGACATTCATCTTCTGTCAGCTCGGTTGGCTTCTGTCGAAGTGGATCCCGAAACTCTTCCTTCAAATTCTCCAGAAACGAACGATGATGTTTCCAATTATGACTATATGTCTATAAGCTCGTACCAACGTGCACATTCTCTAGCCTCCACTTCTCGCAATGACTTTAATTATCGCCCCTCTGAAATCAATGAGACAAGACCTTTGCTTCCGGAACGTGAAGAACATTCTTCTCAACTGCCACCTGCTCAGAATCAGGTACTGCCTTTCCAGTCACTGAACGCTCCCTCTAAAAAACTGAGAGGTCGCATTTCGCTAAGCAAGATCTATCAATTCTTCTTCGATGATAAAGGTCCCATCTTATTTATCCTTAATATACCTGCTGTCATCATTGGATTACTCCTTAATATTTTGGATGCTCTCTCTTATGGCCTTATTTTATTCCCAATCTCCGACcctcttttcaaaaatttgggGGCCGATGGCCTTGCTATTTACTACGTAAGTTGTGTTGTATCACAATTAGTATATTCTCTTGGTGgctccttttttaaaggaagtGTGGGCTCAGAGATGATTGAGGTAATTCCATTTTTCCATCAGATCGCTTTCACCATCCTGAATCGTGTTGGTGAAGACAACCCAAAGTCCGTTATTGCAACTACAATTTTGGCGTATTGTTTATCCAGTATCCTTACTGGATTGgtgttttttattcttgGCATCCTCCGACTTGGTAGGCTTATTGAGTTTTTTCCTAGACATATCTTGCTTGGTTGTATAGGTGGTGTTGGAAGCTTTCTTGTTCTTACGGCCGTTGAAGTGTCTTCTAGGTTAGAAGGAAGTGTTTCATTTAATTGGGCTTCCCTATCTGCTCTTTTTCAGCCTATGACGTTCGCAAAATGGTCAATTCCTCTTTTTCTCTCAAGCGCTTTGGAATTTGCTCAACAGAGGTGGCCGCATCCATTCCTCATTCCTtcgttttttgttattgCCCCGGCTATCTTTTACGTTTTAGTTTGGGCAATACCAGGCATGAGTCTAGAGTATTTACGTGAGACCGGATGGGTTTTCTCTTCAACTGAGACTAACGTACCTTGGTATCATTTTTATAGCTTGTTTAGTTTACGTGATACTGATTGGAGCGCATTGTTAGCCACTGTTCCTGAAATGTGTgctttaacattttttggaattttgcATGTTCCTATAAACGTTCCAGCGCTAGCTATTTCACTTGGGCTCGACTTTGTAGACACTGACAAAGAACTAATTGCTCATGGAGTCAGCAATACATTATCTGGCGCTGTAGGCAGCATTCAAAATTACATGACATATACGAATTCTTTAATGTTTATTCGATCTGGAGGTAACAATCGCTTGGCAGGTATTATGCTAGCTTTGGCAACTGTAGCCCTTTTAGTTATAGGTCCTGGAATTATTGCCTATATCCCTGTTTGGACTGTCGGGTGcctaatttatttactcgGTATTGAACTTCTAAAAGAATCTTTATGGGATCCCATTGGTATAACCACTAAAATCGAATATTTTACTATTTGTGCAATTGTTTTCACCATGACTGTTGTGGATTTCGTTGTTGGTATTGTTATTGGCATCATTATGGCATgtgttttctttgtaatTCAGGCTTCAAGCCGTTCCGCTTTACGTGGAATTTATTCAGGTGGTATTGTTCGTTCTACGGTACGTCGTCCTATGAATCAACAACGATTCTTAAATGAAATTGGAAGACAAATCCAAGTGTGTAAACTCTCTGGTTTCTTATTCTTCGGTACTATCAACGGTGTTGAGAAAAACATTGCTGGATTGATTGAGGAGCTGAATGTCTCAAATAATCCGCTTAGATTCCTTATTATCGATTTTAGTCTTGTTAATGGAGCAGATTTTAGTGTCGTCCAAGCATTTCTACGCATTCGTCGTATGTTAGCGACTATGAATGTACAGCTATGCGTCTGTGGGTTGGATGAGACTCGGTCTTCCTTCAAAACATTGACTACTATGTGCTTTGGCGGCGATGATAATTGCGGTTGTCAGGTCTTTGAAGATGTCAACTCTTCATTGGAATACTGTGAAAACATGTTATTAGATGACTACGACGTGTATCGCACTAAACTTTTACACAAGGCAGGGTATTCACATACTTTAGCTGTGCCCGGAAAACacaaacaaaacatttcAATGGCTGAAACCTTTTCACCATCACCCAGACACGATTTGCTAAGGCAAGTTGCTATGTCATCGGTCAAAGCTGAAACAAAGGAGTTATCGAAATTCGAAAAGTACGCCAAATACGAACAACCTTTCCCATTACTTATGCAAGTGTTTGGAGAGATTACCACTAAGCGAGAAGATTTTTGGCTTGGGCTCTGTccattctttaaaaaggCGTTCTTGAGAAAAGGAGACTTATTATGGAGAAAAGGTGATACACCTTCAAAACTTGTTATTTTGGAAACTGGGATGGTTAAGGCTTCGTACCAAATGGATAGAGAAAGCTTATCTGAAAATATCACATGTTTGTGCGTTGTTGGAGAACTTCCATTCTTCAGTAAGACATGCTATAATGCCACAGTTGTAGCTGAATTAGATTCTGCTGTATGGATTCTTGACCGAGAAGGATGGGAGACTATGTTGAAATCTTCTGACAAGGCTGAAGtcattgaaaatgaaatgttatatttaactttgaaaatgacTCGAGACAAATTTAATGTATTTACCAATTTTGCTCTAAATTTGTATCGATAA
- a CDS encoding phospho-2-dehydro-3-deoxyheptonate aldolase, with protein MDKHTPLLPGDSVFSRCKTEDSRIKGYDPVISPALIQSELAASDETLAFVSDQRRQAADIIAGRDDRLLLIVGPCSLHDPVAAKEYAIRLQKEAIKHKKDLHIIMRAYLEKPRTTVGWKGLINDPDLDGSYNINKGIRVARRIFLELLETGVGIASEMLDTISPQYLADLICWGAIGARTTESQLHRELASGLSFPIGFKNATDGNIGIAIDAMNSSANPHHFLSVTKQGVVAIVTTTGNPDTHIILRGGKSGTNFDADSVAGAKAKLEECNKLPSIMIDCSHGNSSKNHKNQPKVAACIAEQVANGQKAITGVMIESHLNEGKQAIPEDDLSSMKYGVSVTDACIGWDDTTAVFEQLAAAVRSRRSH; from the coding sequence ATGGACAAGCACACTCCTCTTCTTCCTGGCGACAGTGTTTTTTCACGTTGTAAAACTGAAGATAGTCGTATCAAAGGCTATGATCCAGTAATTTCACCTGCTTTAATTCAATCAGAATTAGCAGCCTCTGATGAAACACTTGCTTTTGTGTCGGATCAAAGACGCCAAGCCGCCGATATCATTGCGGGACGTGATGATAGACTTCTTCTAATCGTTGGACCCTGTTCTTTACACGATCCTGTTGCCGCCAAGGAGTATGCCATTCGCTTGCAAAAGGAGGCTATTAAGCACAAGAAGGACTTGCATATTATTATGCGCGCCTATCTTGAAAAGCCTCGTACAACTGTTGGATGGAAAGGGTTGATTAATGATCCCGATTTGGATGGATCTTATAACATTAATAAGGGTATTCGTGTCGCTCGACGCATTTTTCTGGAGCTTCTGGAAACTGGTGTCGGTATAGCGTCAGAGATGCTGGACACTATAAGTCCCCAATATTTAGCTGATCTAATTTGCTGGGGCGCTATTGGTGCTCGTACCACTGAGTCCCAATTGCATCGAGAACTTGCTTCAGGGCTTTCTTTTCCAATAGGTTTTAAGAATGCTACTGACGGTAACATTGGTATTGCTATAGATGCTATGAATTCTTCTGCCAACCCTCATCATTTCTTGTCTGTCACAAAGCAGGGTGTTGTAGCCATTGTTACTACTACAGGTAACCCTGATACACACATTATTTTGCGTGGTGGTAAAAGTGGGACTAACTTCGATGCTGATTCAGTGGCTGGTGCCAAGGCTAAACTCGAAGAATGCAACAAGCTACCTAGTATCATGATCGACTGTTCTCATGGAAACTCATCTAAAAACCATAAGAATCAACCCAAGGTTGCTGCTTGTATTGCTGAGCAGGTGGCAAACGGTCAGAAAGCAATTACTGGTGTCATGATCGAATCTCACCTTAACGAAGGTAAGCAAGCTATACCTGAGGATGATTTGTCAAGTATGAAATATGGAGTCAGTGTCACCGATGCTTGCATTGGTTGGGACGACACTACCGCCGTTTTTGAACAGTTGGCTGCTGCCGTCCGTTCTCGTCGTTCTCATTAA
- the gef1 gene encoding RhoGEF for Cdc42 (Gef1), translating to METLKADLSDMSDSPEYFETLANRDLPRLPGTSKLHRAACIKRKSINLSLPSNSYSLSYRQSDDTDGDVSESQSEYRLSSGRRSRASFARALQDPQTPNTPPVSSQHRRFFSEGSFNLPNSNMSHSLNGDSTASNSSTLTPNRIYGDRNRQDYAQSSRYTLPSLPSSPSYNCPTTLRKIHTNTSSNGTSRRVSGLGSFMAQNSSETSSNRTSAYLPGSSTDEQEKRSSVTLASMPSSHSSTASLLSPLDTTSFSTKLDSTILALETDESLSRTISYATTSLPSTPGKRLSKESLAMSEASSINPEYKRIKKRANLIKELVTTEAAYLNDLIAIQQSYGLRVKECSALNPVDAQTVFGDIESLLTFTVEFHSRLYQAGEGSWRVNLDTQLIDPLPCNLGLIFLESLSEIGQIYTGYCNRQDSVFKIITKWREKPATASWIMEGDKIVQKYTNAWDLGSLIIKPLQRLLKYPLLLQKIIDVTPESSSERPDLVLSYQLLQELISGINQKQKPSHKRGSLSASHKRDAAWSLLYKATSNKSRPTTTSTELKTDARLNFQRQVLQDFRQRFAILKALHATLETWYVTVHRGFSVFEKVLAELEGLSALEPEDKPVDTWRKYHLLAHMMTANLPSQIQTSLNSSILNPITNILRVIQKVIQFIISAEFVIPAQKLEAISTLVEKEFHSVVYHFIGIQRSLYENYAQGFLFLIPQDMRDSILEETQDYAELVRAFEPMHYDDEVLLEELMKSVSLAARV from the exons ATGGAGACTTTAAAAGCAGATCTTTCGGATATGTCCGATTCC CCTGAGTACTTTGAAACCTTGGCAAACAGGGATTTACCAAGATTGCCTGGAACAAGCAAGCTTCATCGAGCTGCATGTATTAAACGAAAATCTATCAATTTAAGCCTTCCTTCTAACAGTTATTCGCTTTCTTACCGACAATCAGACGACACTGATGGCGATGTTTCAGAATCACAGAGTGAATACAGGTTGAGTAGTGGAAGGAGGTCTCGAGCAAGCTTTGCTCGTGCTTTACAAGATCCCCAAACTCCAAACACTCCTCCCGTATCGTCTCAGCACCGAAGATTCTTTTCGGAGGGCTCCTTCAATTTGCCAAACTCCAACATGAGCCACTCATTAAATGGGGATTCTACAGCCTCTAATAGTTCTACTTTAACCCCTAATCGTATTTATGGGGACCGCAATCGTCAAGATTATGCTCAGTCTAGCCGATATACTTTGCCTTCGTTGCCTAGTTCCCCATCATATAACTGTCCTACAACACTTCGAAAAATACATACAAACACGAGTAGCAATGGAACTTCACGAAGAGTTAGCGGCCTAGGGTCTTTTATGGCACAGAATTCCTCTGAAACTAGCAGTAACAGGACTTCGGCGTATCTACCTGGTAGCTCTACGGATGAACAAGAAAAGCGTTCCAGTGTGACTTTGGCAAGTATGCCTTCCTCTCATTCGTCTACAGCGTCCCTCCTTTCACCTCTTGATActacttctttttctactAAGTTGGACTCTACTATTTTGGCCTTGGAAACTGATGAGTCTCTCAGCCGAACAATTTCGTATGCCACTACTTCTTTACCGAGCACACCAGGTAAGCGTTTATCAAAGGAATCTCTTGCTATGTCTGAAGCCAGTTCTATCAATCCAGAATATAAGCGTATTAAAAAGCGTGCAAATTTGATTAAAGAGCTGGTTACTACTGAAGCTGCCTATTTAAACGATCTCATTGCGATTCAACAAAGTTATGGCTTGCGGGTCAAAGAATGCAGTGCATTGAATCCAGTTGACGCCCAAACAGTTTTTGGCGATATAGAGTCTTTATTAACTTTTACTGTGGAATTCCATAGTCGACTTTATCAAGCTGGTGAAGGCTCCTGGCGTGTAAACTTGGATACCCAGCTTATAGATCCTCTTCCTTGCAATTTAGgtcttatttttttagaaagcCTTTCTGAAATCGGTCAAATTTATACTGGTTATTGCAACCGTCAAGATTcggttttcaaaattatcacTAAATGGAGAGAGAAACCTGCAACTGCATCCTGGATTATGGAGGGTGATAAAATAGTTCAAAAATACACGAACGCCTGGGATTTGGGTagtttaataattaaaccTTTACAGCGCTTACTCAAGTACCCCCTattattgcaaaaaatcattGATGTTACTCCTGAAAGTAGTTCTGAGCGCCCAGATTTGGTCCTTTCTTATCAACTATTACAGGAGTTAATATCTGGTATAAACCAGAAGCAGAAGCCTTCTCATAAGCGTGGGTCGTTAAGTGCTTCTCATAAACGAGACGCTGCTTGGAGTTTACTCTATAAAGCAACATCGAATAAATCTAGGCCCACCACTACATCTACTGAGTTAAAAACTGATGCTCGATTGAATTTTCAACGCCAAGTGCTTCAAGATTTTCGACAACGATTCGCTATATTAAAAGCCTTACATGCTACATTGGAAACGTGGTACGTTACTGTACATCGTGGATTTTcggtttttgaaaaggttTTAGCAGAGCTTGAAGGGCTTAGTGCTTTAGAGCCCGAAGACAAGCCGGTAGATACGTGGCGTAAGTATCATTTACTTGCGCACATGATGACTGCTAACCTTCCTTCTCAAATACAAACGTCTTTAAATTCTTCTATCCTTAACCCAATCACAAATATCCTACGAGTGATTCAAAAAGTTATTCAGTTCATTATCAGCGCTGAATTTGTGATTCCTGCTCAAAAGCTTGAGGCAATTTCTACTCTTGTTGAGAAGGAATTTCACAGTGTTGTTTATCATTTTATTGGTATTCAACGCTCTCTCTATGAAAACTACGCTCAAGGTTTCTTGTTTCTTATCCCTCAAGACATGAGGGATAGCATCTTAGAAGAAACGCAAGATTATGCAGAGTTAGTTCGAGCCTTTGAACCCATGCATTATGATGACGAGGTATTGCTGGAGgaattaatgaaaagtGTCTCTTTAGCTGCGAGGGTTTAA